The following proteins are co-located in the Pyxidicoccus xibeiensis genome:
- a CDS encoding type VI secretion system Vgr family protein translates to MIANAALLANQAEFEFQAGPFTSGELAVLGFEAEETLSQPYAVEVALAARPDVEVEEKSLLGKDARLTIMLGDGTARFFHGIVSRMSRWDEGSGPERRRYRATVVPRLWTLRHRKKSRIYQELTVPQIVHKVLDEAKVEHRLALNGSYPKRDYCVQYRESDLDFVSRLLEEEGIFYFFEHGEDAHMMVLGDGASANPAMQGEPQLVFRERSHMVASEEYVHELVARTEVQPGAVALRDYNFLRPSQDLGAVSEAEGGETALEIYDYPGRYEEPGSGRSLAKVRLEELRARAETVTGASYSRRVCVGHSFELAEHPDAALNRKYLPVSVRHVGHQSEALSIEQGSLRSREGYRNEFLCQPAEVPFRPPRVTPRPVIPGAQTAMVVGPAGEEIHTDEHGRIKVQFHWDREGKKDDKASCWIRVSQAWAGPGWGALYLPRIGHEVVVEFLEGDPDRPIVTGSVYNGQNPTPIDLPGSKTQSTLRSSSSPGGDGSNELRFEDAAGSELVYLHAQKDFNIVVENDKTQEVRGNETLLVKKDRTRTIEGNQALTVKKNDDSTISGNQTLAVTGNRSTTVAGNHTEAVAGDQSISVSGNQSLTVAMASAETVGLGKMLNVGGALAVTVGAAFNELVGGLKSEQVGGAKVEVVGAKKSETVKGSRTLQVGGDLSEEVGKSRTLKVEKDLLVSVGGKVNHAVKDAYTLSAKEISLVAQEQFTLKVGSATLQVKKNGDVVIKGAKIEVTASGDVIIKGSKISEN, encoded by the coding sequence ATGATCGCGAACGCCGCCTTGCTCGCCAATCAGGCCGAGTTCGAGTTCCAGGCAGGGCCCTTCACCTCCGGAGAGCTGGCCGTCCTCGGCTTCGAGGCGGAGGAGACGCTGTCGCAGCCCTACGCGGTGGAGGTGGCCCTGGCCGCCCGGCCCGACGTGGAGGTGGAGGAGAAGTCGCTCTTGGGCAAGGACGCGCGCCTCACCATCATGCTGGGCGACGGCACCGCGCGCTTCTTCCATGGCATCGTTTCGCGCATGTCCCGCTGGGACGAGGGCAGCGGCCCGGAGCGCCGGCGCTACCGCGCCACCGTGGTGCCCCGGCTGTGGACGCTGCGCCACCGGAAGAAGAGCCGCATCTACCAGGAGCTGACCGTCCCTCAAATCGTCCACAAGGTGCTGGACGAGGCGAAGGTGGAGCACCGGCTGGCCCTCAACGGCTCGTACCCGAAGCGGGACTACTGCGTGCAGTACCGCGAGTCCGACCTGGACTTCGTCTCGCGCCTCCTCGAGGAGGAGGGCATCTTCTACTTCTTCGAGCACGGCGAGGACGCGCACATGATGGTGCTGGGTGACGGCGCCTCCGCCAACCCCGCCATGCAGGGCGAGCCCCAGCTCGTCTTCCGCGAGCGCAGCCACATGGTGGCCTCGGAGGAGTACGTGCACGAGCTGGTGGCGCGCACCGAGGTGCAGCCGGGCGCCGTGGCGCTGCGCGACTACAACTTCCTGCGCCCCTCGCAGGACCTGGGCGCCGTGTCCGAGGCCGAGGGCGGCGAGACGGCGCTCGAAATCTACGACTACCCGGGCCGCTACGAGGAGCCCGGCTCCGGCCGCAGCCTCGCCAAGGTGCGCCTGGAGGAGCTGCGCGCCCGCGCGGAGACGGTGACGGGCGCCAGCTACAGCCGCCGCGTCTGCGTGGGCCACTCCTTCGAGCTGGCCGAGCACCCCGACGCGGCCCTCAACCGCAAGTACCTGCCGGTGTCCGTCCGGCACGTGGGCCACCAGTCCGAGGCGCTGAGCATCGAGCAGGGCTCGCTGCGCAGCCGCGAGGGCTACCGCAACGAGTTCCTCTGCCAACCCGCCGAGGTGCCCTTCCGCCCGCCGCGCGTGACGCCCCGCCCGGTGATTCCCGGCGCGCAGACGGCCATGGTGGTGGGCCCCGCGGGCGAGGAAATCCACACCGACGAGCACGGCCGCATCAAGGTCCAGTTCCACTGGGACCGCGAGGGCAAGAAGGACGACAAGGCCTCCTGCTGGATTCGCGTCAGCCAGGCCTGGGCGGGCCCGGGCTGGGGCGCGCTGTACCTGCCGCGCATCGGCCATGAAGTCGTGGTGGAGTTCCTCGAGGGCGACCCGGACCGGCCCATCGTCACCGGCAGCGTCTACAACGGACAGAACCCGACGCCCATCGACCTGCCCGGCAGCAAGACGCAGAGCACCCTGCGCTCCAGCTCCAGCCCCGGCGGAGACGGCTCCAACGAGCTGCGCTTCGAGGACGCCGCCGGCTCCGAGCTCGTCTATCTGCACGCGCAGAAGGACTTCAACATCGTCGTGGAGAACGACAAGACGCAGGAGGTCCGCGGCAACGAGACCCTGCTGGTGAAGAAGGACCGCACGCGCACCATCGAGGGCAACCAGGCCCTCACGGTGAAGAAGAACGACGACAGCACCATCTCCGGCAACCAGACGCTGGCCGTCACCGGCAACCGCTCCACCACCGTGGCCGGCAACCACACCGAGGCCGTCGCGGGCGACCAGTCCATCAGCGTCAGCGGCAACCAGAGCCTCACCGTGGCCATGGCCTCCGCGGAGACGGTCGGCCTGGGGAAGATGCTCAACGTCGGCGGCGCGCTCGCCGTCACCGTGGGCGCCGCCTTCAACGAGCTCGTCGGTGGCCTCAAGTCCGAGCAGGTCGGCGGCGCCAAGGTCGAAGTCGTCGGCGCCAAGAAGTCCGAGACTGTCAAAGGCTCGCGCACCCTCCAGGTCGGTGGGGACCTGTCGGAGGAGGTCGGCAAGTCCCGCACGCTCAAGGTGGAGAAGGACCTGCTGGTCAGCGTGGGCGGCAAGGTGAACCACGCCGTCAAGGACGCCTACACCCTGTCCGCGAAGGAAATCTCCCTCGTCGCGCAGGAGCAGTTCACCCTCAAGGTCGGCTCCGCCACCCTGCAGGTGAAGAAGAACGGAGACGTCGTCATCAAGGGCGCCAAGATTGAGGTCACCGCCAGCGGTGACGTCATCATCAAGGGCTCGAAGATCTCCGAAAACTAG
- a CDS encoding OmpA family protein has translation MRRRELLHRGLALALALTSTAAAAQSAFPSFELERLELNPGGEGSLLVGMGELLQEGDLRFSAVAHYAHNPLLLDLDGQSLRIVGSRATAHLAVGYAPLSWLQVGLQIPVLYQSTGTEVETEGYLRPTSFGLGTPTASVRAGLLTQDDKGGVDLALELAVGMPLGSATALARDPDQWRLSPKVMVGRRFGFLRAGVEVGFLQRPERALTPRVDPEDVIGNELRLGAALATTGRRLRWEVNVRGMLPLTSQPGAAEVLPGMRYLVNPSLEVFALVGVGVGSAPGTPLFRAMVGGAFGNVTPHRGPGESSVNCEPGLPHTMEECPDMDEDHDGVRNSVDRCPTEPGDIARSGCSAKDTDSDGVEDTLDGCPFEPGLVANQGCAVQDADKDETPDDSDSCPSEAGPADNRGCPVRDADKDGIDNDKDACPNEFGPPERDGCPERDTDKDTVPNRIDSCANEPGTVKNFGCPQQIQPLVELKRDRLLLTGKVYFDPGQIRLQARSHEVLDWVAKVIKEHPEMPLFLIAAHTDDRGFPDANRRLSQGRAESVRQYLVNKGVPPERLEAQGYGQSQPAESNATSIGRENNRRVEFLIVDPQGDKAGAPR, from the coding sequence ATGAGAAGAAGAGAGCTCCTGCACCGAGGGCTCGCGCTGGCACTGGCGCTGACGTCCACGGCCGCTGCCGCGCAGAGCGCCTTTCCCAGCTTCGAGCTGGAGCGGCTGGAATTGAATCCCGGGGGGGAGGGCTCGCTGCTGGTGGGCATGGGTGAGCTGCTGCAGGAGGGCGACCTGCGCTTCTCCGCGGTGGCGCACTACGCGCACAACCCGCTGCTGCTGGACCTGGATGGCCAGTCCCTGCGAATCGTCGGGAGCCGCGCCACCGCCCACCTCGCGGTGGGCTACGCGCCGCTGAGCTGGCTGCAGGTGGGGCTCCAGATTCCGGTGCTGTACCAGTCCACCGGGACGGAGGTGGAGACGGAAGGGTACCTGCGTCCCACGTCCTTCGGCCTGGGCACGCCCACCGCGTCGGTGCGCGCGGGGCTGCTCACGCAGGACGACAAGGGCGGCGTGGACCTGGCGCTGGAGCTGGCGGTGGGGATGCCCCTGGGCAGCGCGACCGCGCTGGCGAGGGACCCGGACCAGTGGCGCCTGTCGCCGAAGGTGATGGTGGGACGGCGCTTCGGGTTTTTGCGCGCCGGTGTGGAGGTGGGCTTCCTGCAGCGGCCCGAGCGGGCCCTGACGCCCCGGGTGGACCCGGAGGATGTGATTGGCAACGAGCTGCGCCTGGGCGCGGCGCTCGCCACGACGGGCCGGCGGCTGCGCTGGGAGGTGAACGTGCGCGGCATGCTGCCCTTGACGAGCCAGCCGGGCGCGGCGGAGGTCTTGCCGGGCATGCGCTATCTCGTGAATCCCTCGCTGGAGGTCTTCGCGCTCGTGGGCGTGGGCGTGGGCTCGGCGCCGGGCACGCCGCTGTTCCGGGCCATGGTGGGTGGTGCCTTCGGAAACGTGACGCCGCACCGCGGGCCGGGTGAGTCCTCGGTGAACTGCGAGCCGGGCCTGCCGCACACCATGGAGGAGTGCCCGGACATGGACGAGGACCACGACGGGGTGCGCAACTCCGTGGACCGCTGCCCCACCGAGCCGGGCGACATCGCGCGCAGCGGCTGCTCCGCCAAGGACACGGACAGCGACGGCGTCGAGGACACGCTGGACGGCTGCCCGTTCGAGCCCGGCCTGGTGGCGAACCAGGGCTGCGCCGTGCAGGACGCGGACAAGGACGAGACGCCGGACGACAGCGACAGCTGCCCGTCCGAGGCGGGACCCGCGGACAACCGCGGCTGCCCGGTGCGCGACGCGGACAAGGACGGCATCGACAACGACAAGGACGCGTGCCCCAACGAGTTCGGCCCGCCCGAGCGCGACGGCTGCCCCGAGCGCGACACGGACAAGGACACCGTGCCCAACCGCATCGACAGCTGTGCGAACGAGCCTGGCACCGTGAAGAACTTCGGGTGCCCGCAGCAAATCCAGCCGCTGGTGGAGCTCAAGCGCGACCGCCTGCTCTTGACGGGCAAGGTGTACTTCGACCCCGGCCAGATTCGCCTGCAGGCCCGCTCGCACGAGGTGCTCGACTGGGTGGCGAAGGTCATCAAGGAGCACCCGGAGATGCCGCTGTTCCTCATCGCCGCGCACACGGATGACCGTGGGTTCCCGGATGCGAACCGCCGGCTGTCGCAGGGGCGCGCGGAGTCGGTGCGCCAGTACCTCGTGAACAAGGGCGTCCCGCCCGAGCGGCTGGAGGCCCAGGGCTACGGGCAGAGCCAGCCCGCGGAGAGCAACGCGACCTCCATCGGTCGTGAGAACAACCGCCGCGTGGAGTTCCTGATTGTGGACCCGCAGGGTGACAAGGCGGGGGCCCCCCGATGA
- the agmC gene encoding adventurous gliding motility protein AgmC → MRTSLTHAWAVGALLLATVAAAEPDSFGLGSGRDGALNVTSAGVKVNAAARVTSALGAGATSIPVASTAGFGNGDLVLVLQALGTGGADVSVAGERRGQPAGRWELARVATVSSRTLNLTRPLVEFFEAQGTQVLRVPEYTDVTIARGGSLVAEPWNGETGGVVVFLATGTVKNQGLIDARGAGFRGGAYVRDWSNAAGCGTLSLVGPGGAQRGESVAPAMNALPLVTGRDNDANGGGGGVCRQSGGGGGGHGGVGGQGGRTAPDDGARDVGGLGGAVSGQSLQERLTFGGGGGAGHGLADPPGPDGGRGGGIIFVRASRLVGGGRLDASGEAGGSSINDGAGGGGAGGSIAVRVAGTASCGELLAQGGRGGDSTGRALRAPGGGGGGGRVLLQAETGSSCEARVAPGLAGGAVDGGSNGATPTAVDDKRFQGVVERLEGGFRVPPAPVLVLPAEGALLPTAQPLFSGTARPGDEVIVFVNGDALGRTRADATGAWAFVPDVRLAETPHRASAVVVESGAQGPRTEERMFSVDVTAPETSVGRAQGLSSFGEATLEFSATEPGVTYQCSVDRGPFNPCRPPYRMTGLADGRHTLRVRARDGAGNVDLSPAVFDFDPNAVPGVPVITAPTNRAVLTDATPTINGTTENNSTVRIYIDDSFVAQVDETGGGNWTFTPTTALAQGAHSVRATATNLDGTSVSTAARLFSVDSEIPPTPAVTFPSPSQTLNTATPTFKGTFTAPDPGIRVLLSISGAAEVEAQLEPSGNWSYTPTADLAQGARTLVVRAVDVAGNASPPTTSRSFTIDSVAPPVPVLLTPASGALLTTLRPVYSGTLGTGATTVEVYVDDVRVSGTPTVSGSNWTLTQPTDLTQELHWVRVLAKDAAGNASAFSATHTFTIDRTAPGAPVVIAPMSSVPLNTTVVTVRGTAEAGSIVSITLDTQPQGTAVVNAQQVWSFVIPQSVSEATHTLVAQARDAAGNASGDTTVSFSVDVTPPQTTISASPPNPSSDTTPTFTFTSEAGARFECSLDGGNYGNCSASYTLTVAEGQRTLLVRAVDNANNVDPTPAVHTWRVDTTAPAVPAIDEPDDDDFVNTATPLITGTGEVGATIVVRIDNTDQATTPVVDSAGSWQLRLATALTPGGHNVRARARDAASNESADSITHDFTVDTSVPVTSIDTGPEPQTNLLNASFDLSASESPVTYECSLDGAAFAACSDPHVITVSEGAHVMRVRAKDRADNTDATPAEHRWSVDQSPVSTFIEAGPASITNDPVAVFRFASNKSGVTFRCVLNNGTEFTCPANYSVTVDDRPHRLEVVAVDGAGNRDASAAVAIWVVDTGTPSAPAITVPATNGTRSTLNTPTIEGTAEANSYVTVILGGVEQPEKPVGANGSWTFTFAPLTDGTYSVTARVRDAAGNVSAVSGVRTFIVDTNSPETSIVSGPGTLTRETLATFVLDSNDDAALFEVKLDAETVFRRVLTPYAVTVGQGQHSLTVRAVDETGNVDPTPEIYTWFVDSVAPDIQFTSTPVRTPGGRTNNLTATFGFGSNEPAVVFACSLDGSAFATCPSPPNFAVTDGDHTLVVRGTDTTGNQSADISFNWTVDSNLPGTELLASPPGLTKSSSATFRFSTNKDNVTFECDLDGRGFARCGNVVDAANRISEAVFSGLTDGAHTLQVQAVDNLGNAGSPTDLFRWTVDLLTPETTLSRGPDAMVSTPEVSFEVQTEQGATLYCSFDNVTYDVCPAPLTFTLQDGAYTLYLRSRDAALNDDPTPAESRWTIDTLAPAIPEMLTPAEGQLTNVGRPVFSGTAEPNSGVVLFLNGTRVQSIDVDSAGKWSFEPAQNLGDGDYEVQLFGVDVAKNTSETSEPRHFTVDTDAPETRVDEKPGVRIRLGRAAFRFSSDEPDVKFECGFNGEDYVDCSATPVYDELLQGTYTLKVRAVDVAGNRDGSPEVISWRVYLGEDMRTKGGGLSCATAGGEGGSALALLGLGGLALLASRRRRRC, encoded by the coding sequence ATGAGAACGTCGCTGACCCATGCATGGGCGGTGGGTGCGTTGTTGCTGGCCACGGTGGCCGCGGCCGAGCCGGACTCCTTCGGCCTCGGCAGCGGGCGGGATGGCGCGCTGAACGTCACGTCCGCGGGCGTGAAGGTCAACGCCGCCGCGCGCGTGACGTCCGCCCTGGGGGCGGGGGCCACCTCCATCCCGGTGGCTTCCACCGCGGGCTTTGGAAACGGGGACCTGGTGCTGGTGCTCCAGGCCCTCGGGACGGGCGGCGCCGACGTGTCTGTTGCCGGCGAGCGCCGGGGCCAGCCCGCCGGGCGCTGGGAGCTGGCCCGCGTGGCCACGGTGAGCAGCCGGACGCTGAACCTCACGCGGCCGCTGGTGGAGTTCTTCGAGGCCCAGGGCACCCAGGTGCTCCGCGTCCCCGAGTACACCGACGTCACCATCGCTCGCGGCGGCAGCCTCGTCGCGGAGCCGTGGAACGGTGAGACGGGCGGCGTGGTGGTCTTCCTGGCCACGGGCACCGTGAAGAACCAGGGCCTCATCGACGCGCGCGGCGCGGGCTTCCGTGGCGGCGCGTACGTGCGCGACTGGAGCAACGCGGCGGGGTGCGGAACGCTGAGCCTGGTGGGACCGGGCGGCGCGCAGCGCGGAGAGAGCGTGGCGCCCGCGATGAACGCACTCCCGCTGGTGACGGGCCGTGACAACGACGCCAACGGTGGCGGCGGTGGCGTGTGCCGGCAGTCCGGTGGTGGCGGTGGCGGTCATGGCGGCGTGGGAGGGCAGGGCGGCAGGACGGCGCCTGACGACGGCGCGCGCGACGTGGGCGGCCTGGGCGGCGCCGTGTCCGGGCAGTCGCTTCAGGAGCGGCTCACCTTTGGCGGTGGTGGCGGCGCAGGGCACGGACTGGCGGACCCTCCGGGGCCGGATGGCGGTCGCGGTGGCGGCATCATCTTCGTGCGGGCCTCGCGGCTCGTCGGCGGCGGCCGGCTGGATGCCTCGGGTGAGGCGGGCGGCAGCTCCATCAATGACGGCGCGGGTGGCGGTGGTGCCGGTGGCAGCATCGCTGTTCGCGTCGCCGGGACGGCGTCGTGCGGGGAGCTCCTGGCCCAGGGTGGCAGGGGCGGGGACAGCACCGGGCGGGCGCTGAGGGCTCCCGGTGGGGGCGGCGGTGGGGGTCGCGTGCTGCTCCAGGCGGAGACGGGCTCGAGCTGTGAGGCGCGGGTGGCGCCGGGGCTCGCCGGCGGCGCGGTGGATGGCGGCTCGAACGGGGCCACGCCCACGGCGGTGGATGACAAGCGCTTCCAGGGCGTGGTGGAGCGGCTCGAGGGCGGCTTCCGCGTTCCTCCCGCGCCGGTGCTGGTGCTGCCGGCGGAGGGGGCGCTGCTGCCCACCGCGCAGCCGCTGTTCTCCGGAACGGCGCGGCCGGGTGACGAGGTCATCGTCTTCGTGAATGGTGACGCGCTGGGACGGACGCGCGCGGATGCCACCGGTGCCTGGGCCTTCGTGCCCGACGTCCGGCTCGCCGAGACGCCGCACCGGGCCTCCGCGGTGGTGGTGGAGTCCGGTGCCCAGGGCCCGCGCACCGAGGAGCGCATGTTCTCCGTGGACGTGACGGCCCCCGAGACGTCGGTTGGCCGGGCGCAGGGCCTGTCGTCCTTTGGAGAGGCCACGCTCGAGTTCAGCGCCACCGAGCCGGGCGTCACGTACCAGTGCAGCGTGGACCGCGGGCCCTTCAATCCCTGCCGGCCTCCCTATCGGATGACGGGGCTGGCGGACGGCAGGCACACGCTTCGGGTCCGCGCCCGGGATGGTGCGGGCAACGTGGACCTGTCGCCCGCGGTGTTTGACTTCGACCCGAATGCGGTGCCTGGCGTGCCGGTCATCACCGCTCCGACCAATAGGGCGGTGTTGACGGACGCCACCCCGACCATCAACGGTACGACCGAAAACAACTCGACGGTGCGCATCTACATCGACGACAGCTTCGTGGCTCAAGTGGACGAGACCGGAGGGGGGAACTGGACGTTCACACCGACCACGGCGCTCGCCCAGGGTGCCCACTCCGTCCGTGCCACGGCCACGAATCTTGATGGCACCAGCGTTTCGACCGCCGCCCGCCTCTTCTCGGTGGACTCCGAAATCCCGCCGACTCCTGCCGTGACCTTTCCGTCCCCAAGCCAGACGCTGAACACCGCCACGCCGACCTTCAAGGGGACCTTCACCGCGCCGGACCCGGGGATCCGGGTGCTGCTATCCATCAGCGGCGCGGCTGAGGTGGAGGCCCAGTTGGAGCCCTCCGGAAACTGGTCCTACACGCCCACCGCCGATCTGGCCCAGGGGGCGCGTACCTTGGTGGTCCGTGCCGTGGATGTCGCCGGGAATGCGAGTCCTCCGACGACGTCGCGCTCCTTCACCATCGACTCCGTGGCGCCCCCCGTTCCGGTGCTGCTGACTCCCGCGTCCGGGGCGCTGCTGACCACCCTGCGGCCCGTCTACAGTGGGACGTTGGGCACGGGAGCCACTACCGTCGAAGTGTACGTGGACGACGTGCGGGTGTCGGGAACGCCCACGGTGAGCGGCAGCAACTGGACGCTCACGCAGCCCACCGATCTGACGCAGGAACTGCACTGGGTGCGAGTGCTGGCAAAGGACGCTGCGGGCAACGCCAGCGCCTTCTCAGCGACGCACACCTTCACCATCGACCGCACCGCGCCGGGGGCACCGGTGGTGATCGCTCCCATGAGTAGCGTACCCCTCAACACCACCGTAGTGACGGTGCGGGGCACGGCGGAGGCGGGGTCCATCGTCTCCATCACCCTGGACACCCAGCCTCAGGGGACCGCGGTCGTCAACGCCCAGCAGGTGTGGAGCTTCGTGATTCCGCAGTCCGTCTCCGAGGCCACCCACACGCTCGTGGCGCAGGCACGCGACGCGGCCGGCAATGCCAGCGGAGACACCACGGTCTCCTTCTCCGTGGACGTCACGCCACCCCAGACCACCATCTCCGCGTCGCCGCCCAATCCCAGCAGCGACACGACGCCCACCTTCACGTTCACCTCGGAGGCGGGGGCCCGGTTCGAGTGCAGCCTGGACGGAGGCAACTACGGTAACTGCTCCGCCTCCTATACGCTCACGGTCGCCGAGGGTCAGCGCACCCTGCTCGTGCGCGCCGTGGATAATGCGAACAACGTGGACCCCACGCCCGCCGTCCACACCTGGCGCGTGGACACCACCGCCCCGGCGGTGCCGGCCATCGACGAGCCCGATGACGACGACTTCGTGAACACGGCGACGCCGCTCATCACCGGAACAGGAGAGGTCGGAGCCACCATCGTCGTGCGCATCGACAACACGGACCAGGCGACGACCCCGGTGGTGGACTCCGCCGGCAGCTGGCAGCTGCGGCTCGCCACCGCGCTGACCCCTGGCGGTCACAATGTCAGGGCGAGGGCCCGGGACGCCGCGAGCAATGAGAGCGCGGACTCCATCACCCACGACTTCACGGTGGATACGTCCGTGCCGGTTACGAGCATCGACACCGGCCCCGAGCCCCAGACCAACCTGCTCAATGCCTCCTTCGACCTGAGTGCTTCGGAGTCCCCCGTCACCTACGAGTGCAGCCTGGATGGCGCTGCCTTCGCCGCGTGCAGCGACCCCCATGTCATCACCGTGAGCGAGGGGGCCCACGTGATGAGGGTCCGCGCGAAGGACCGCGCGGACAACACGGATGCCACGCCGGCGGAGCACCGCTGGAGCGTGGACCAGTCCCCCGTCAGCACCTTCATCGAGGCGGGGCCGGCGTCCATCACCAACGACCCCGTCGCCGTGTTCCGGTTCGCCTCCAACAAGTCCGGGGTGACGTTCCGGTGCGTGCTCAACAACGGCACCGAGTTCACCTGCCCGGCGAACTACTCGGTGACCGTCGATGACCGTCCCCATCGGCTGGAGGTGGTGGCGGTCGACGGCGCGGGCAACCGGGATGCCTCTGCCGCCGTGGCCATCTGGGTGGTGGACACGGGCACTCCCAGTGCTCCGGCCATCACCGTGCCCGCGACGAATGGGACCCGGTCGACGCTCAACACCCCGACGATTGAGGGCACGGCCGAGGCGAACAGCTACGTCACCGTCATTCTGGGGGGGGTGGAGCAGCCCGAGAAGCCGGTGGGTGCCAACGGCAGTTGGACGTTTACCTTCGCCCCGCTCACGGATGGCACCTACTCGGTGACGGCCCGGGTGCGGGATGCCGCTGGAAACGTGAGCGCGGTGAGCGGCGTGCGCACCTTCATCGTGGACACGAACTCTCCGGAGACTAGCATCGTGAGCGGCCCCGGCACGCTGACTCGGGAGACCCTCGCCACGTTCGTGCTCGACTCGAATGACGACGCCGCGCTGTTCGAGGTCAAGCTCGATGCGGAGACGGTCTTCCGGCGGGTGCTCACTCCCTATGCGGTAACGGTGGGGCAGGGCCAGCACTCGCTGACGGTCCGCGCCGTGGACGAGACGGGCAACGTGGACCCCACCCCGGAGATCTACACTTGGTTCGTGGACAGCGTCGCGCCGGACATCCAGTTCACCAGCACGCCCGTCCGGACGCCTGGGGGACGCACCAACAATCTGACGGCGACCTTTGGCTTTGGTTCGAACGAGCCGGCGGTCGTCTTCGCGTGCAGCCTGGACGGCTCCGCGTTCGCTACGTGCCCCAGCCCGCCCAACTTCGCAGTCACGGACGGTGACCACACCCTGGTGGTTCGCGGCACCGACACGACCGGCAACCAGTCCGCGGACATCTCCTTCAACTGGACCGTGGACTCGAACCTGCCGGGGACGGAGCTCCTCGCTTCTCCTCCGGGCCTCACGAAGTCCTCGTCCGCGACGTTCCGCTTCAGCACGAACAAGGACAACGTCACCTTCGAGTGCGACCTGGATGGCAGGGGCTTCGCGCGATGCGGAAACGTGGTCGATGCGGCGAATCGCATCAGCGAGGCGGTGTTCTCGGGGTTGACCGATGGAGCGCACACCCTGCAGGTGCAGGCGGTGGACAACCTGGGCAACGCGGGCAGTCCGACGGACCTGTTCCGGTGGACGGTGGACCTGCTGACCCCTGAAACCACCCTGTCGCGCGGGCCGGACGCCATGGTGTCCACTCCCGAGGTCTCGTTCGAGGTGCAGACCGAGCAGGGGGCCACGCTGTACTGCAGCTTCGACAACGTGACCTACGACGTGTGCCCCGCGCCGCTCACGTTCACGCTCCAGGACGGCGCCTACACGCTGTACCTGCGCAGCCGGGATGCGGCCCTCAACGACGACCCCACTCCCGCCGAGTCCCGGTGGACCATCGACACCCTCGCGCCGGCCATCCCGGAGATGCTGACGCCCGCGGAGGGCCAGCTGACGAACGTGGGACGGCCTGTCTTCAGCGGGACGGCCGAGCCGAACTCCGGGGTGGTGCTCTTCCTGAATGGGACCCGGGTCCAGTCCATTGACGTGGACTCCGCGGGGAAGTGGAGCTTCGAGCCAGCCCAGAACCTCGGTGACGGCGACTACGAGGTGCAGCTGTTCGGCGTGGATGTGGCGAAGAACACCAGCGAGACCAGCGAGCCGCGGCACTTCACGGTGGACACGGATGCGCCGGAGACGCGTGTGGACGAGAAGCCGGGCGTGCGCATCCGCCTGGGGCGCGCCGCGTTCCGCTTCTCGTCGGACGAGCCCGACGTCAAGTTCGAGTGCGGCTTCAACGGTGAGGACTACGTCGATTGCTCCGCCACCCCCGTCTACGACGAGCTGTTGCAGGGCACGTACACGCTCAAGGTCCGGGCCGTCGACGTTGCTGGAAATCGGGACGGCTCGCCCGAGGTCATCTCGTGGCGCGTCTACCTGGGAGAAGACATGCGGACCAAGGGCGGTGGGCTGAGCTGCGCCACCGCGGGAGGGGAGGGCGGTTCGGCGCTGGCCCTGCTGGGGCTGGGGGGGCTTGCCCTGCTGGCGAGCCGGCGGCGCCGTCGCTGCTGA